The sequence below is a genomic window from Ignavibacteriales bacterium.
TTGTAAGGACACGTACAAATCTTCCAAGTGCATAAATAGTTTCTATTCCAAATGCATCACCGACTTTTGAATCAACGGCAATTATTGCAATTAATGATTTTTCATAGAACAACGGAACACCAACAAAACTTCTTATACCTTGTGCTGAATCATAGTACCTTATAACATCCGCTTCTGCAGCGGGTGAAATATCGCTCAATAATTCTGGTTCACCCCTCTGAACTATCTTGCTGAGTATATCATCTTCCAGGTCAAATTTTCTGTTTGCTACTTCGGTTGATACAGATTTAAATCTTTCGATTGAAAGTTTTTCCTTATTCCTGTGATACCAGAAAAAGATTGCGGTATGAGCAGAGTAAGCTTCTTTGATAACGGTGAGCATTTTTTCAAGCACAAAACTAAATTGCCCGTTGTGACCCATTCCTGTTGGAAATGATTCGTTCGCTATTTCATCAAATCTCTCTTTAAGGTCAGGCGGCTTTAACGTTACTTTTGAAGGTCTGAATTCCGGTCTATAGTTATCAGCAGTTATAACATCAGGGTTCGTCTGACGCGAAATAATTTTAAAAGATTCATCAACAGGTGTTGGTTTGGATTCAAATCCATCTTCGGAAATATCATCCTCAAAATCTTTGTTGTTAAAATTATCTTCAAAACGGAGTGAGTCGCGAAGGAATATTATGAAAGCTATATATATCAGCAGCAAAGCAAGTGTAATCACCCTTATTACTGTATCGTCTGTAATAAAAAGGAAAATTGCTAAGACAGGAACAACTAAAAAAATGAGGATTCTTTTTTTCTGCCGGCGGTCCATATCCAGAAGTACGCTCACAGTTTAATAAATTTGTTGAGAAATATAGGTTTACGTTTTTTTAATAGCAAATAAACAAAAGCTATTAAAGTAATTCAATAAAATTTTTTATTAAGCCTGCTAAGAATTTCTTTTCTTCCATTCTTCTTAACGGCTGAGTATAAAAAAAGGTTTTCGTTGAATTGAAGTCCGGGTATCATCTCTGAAACTACCGACTTTGCTTTATTAAATTCGGATTGCTTTAGTTTATCGGATTTAGTAAGCACAACAATGCGATCACAGTTTACTGATAACAGATATTCATTAAGTTTTAGGTCAAGTTCAGTTGGTTTGTGACGGCTGTCTATCAAATGAAAAGCGAGTACAATTTTTTCTTCTGATTTGATAAAATCCTGAATTAACCTTCCCCAGTATTCTCTTTCTTTCTTACTTGTTTTGGCGTATCCGTAACCCGGAAGGTCAACTATAAAAAAATTATCATCGATAAGGTAGTAGTTAAGTGAACGTGTTTTACCAGGAGTTGAACTTATTTTTGCCAGATCTTTTCGATTGAACAGCGAGTTGATAAAAGAAGATTTCCCTACATTGGATCTTCCGCAAAGTATAACAACAGGATAATTATGTTTGGGTAATCCTTTAAGGTCAAATACTGATTGAATGAATTCCTGTTTGTCAAACATAAAACTGAATTAAGATGGTTGGATATTGTTCAAAATAAAAAACCCCGAATTCATCGGGGTTTGAATTTTTTCTTCAGAAAAGATTATTTCTCTTTTTTCTTTCGTTTCGGTTTGGCTTCGGTAGTTTCATCTACAACGACCGCATCCTCAATCTTTTCTTCTTTTTCTTTCTTTGATTCGGCTTTAGCTTTTCTCTTTTCCTTTTTCTCTTCAGCCTTTTCATTTATTACATCATTATAATCAACAAGCTCAATCAACGCCATTTCAGCAGCATCTCCAAGCCTGTTTCCTAGTTTAATGACGCGTGTATAACCACCGGGTCTGTCGCCGACTTTCTGAATTATTTCCGCAAAGAGTTCTTTTACAACTTCTTTATCATTCACAACGCTCATTATCTGACGTTTGGCATGGAGGTCGTTTTTCTTTGCTTTGGTAATCAAAGCCTCTACAAATCCTCTTGTCTCCTTTGCTTTTGCGAGTGTTGTTTTAATTCTTTTATGCTTTAAAAGAGAAGTAGCAAGTGAGTTCATCAATGCTGCACGATGGCTTGCGGTTCTTTTAAGCTTTCTTCCTTTTACTCTATGTCTCATTTAAAACCTTCGTCAAAAAAATTAGTGTGTTTCAGTTTCTTCTTTCAGGTATTTGTCAATATCCATTCCGAATTCCAGTCCAAGGCTTTCAACTATTTCCATAAGTTCTGCAAGTGATTTTCTTCCAAAATTCCTGAACTTCAACATCTCGGCTTCATCTCTTTTAACAAGCTCGGACAGATTCTTAATGTTAGCTGCTTTTAAGCAGTTGTGTGACCTGACACTTAATTCCAGATCATCAACACTTGTAAGAAGTATTTTTCTAACTCTTTCAGTCTCGCTGTCCTTCTGACTTACTGCCTGTTCTTCTTCCTGGTCAATATCAAAGTTGATAAATAACTGTATATGATCCCTGAGAATTTTTGCTGCCTGGGTTAATGCATCATCAGGTGTAATTGAACCATCTGTGCCGATTTCTATGGTAAGTTTTTCATAGTCATTCTTATCACCGATACGAACATTTTCAACTTCGTACTTAACGTTTTTAATCGGTGTGAAGATTGAATCAATTGGAATAACACCAATGGTCTGATCAGGCTGAACATTTTCCGCAGCAGGAATATAACCGGTTCCTTTGCCTACACGGACTTCTATATCAAGTTTAACATTTTTATTTATGGTTGCTATGTGAAGATCAGGATTCAGAATTTCAACTTCGTTGCTGTTCTTCTGAATATCTGCTGCTGTAAATTCACCGGCACCGTTGAATGAAATATCAATTTTATTCGGCTTTTTGCTTAGCAGTTTCATTCTAACCTGTTTAAGGTTAAGAATGATTTCAGCAACATCTTCAACTACACCATCAATTGTTGTGAACTCATGAAGCACACCGCTGAATTTAACTGATACAATTGCTGCACCGGGTAATGAGGAAAGCAGTACCCTGCGAAGAGAGTTTCCTAATGTTACACCATATCCTCTTTCAAGCGGCTGCAGAAAAAATCTACCAAATGTATTCGAATAACTTGCTTCATCAAGTACAACTGCTTCGGGCATCTTTAAATATGAAACGCTCATTTATTAATCCTCTAAAATTATTCTTAAAAAATTTTATTTTGAATAAAGCTCAACTACCAATTGTTCATTGGCATTTAGAGGAACATCAACTCTATCCGGCACCTGAAGAAAAGTTCCGGCAAGTGAGGCTTTATCAATTGAGAGCCACGAATACGTGCTGTCTTTAACTCTCTTTAGCGAGCTGTGAATTGCATCGAGCTTTTTACTTTTCTCTTTTATTTTAATTATATCACCGGCAGAGAGTAAAAATGAAGGAACATCAACTAATCTTTCATTCACAATAACATGACGATGTTTGATTAGCTGTCTTGCCTGTTTACGTGAAGATGCAAATCCAAGTCTGAAGACTACATTATCAAGTCTGCGTTCAAGGATTTGGATCAGGTTTTCACCGGTACGTCCTTTTTGTTTATTTGCTTTTTCAAAATAGTTTCTGAACTGTGTTTCCAGTAATCCGTATGATCTTTTTATTTTTTGTTTCTCTCTCAGCTGAATTCCATATTCAGAAACTTTTGATCTGCGGGATATTCCGTGCTGACCTGGAGGATAGTTCTTAGATTCAATCGGACATTTTTCAGTAAAGCATTTTTGTCCTTTCAAGAAAAGTTTTTGTTTTTCTCGTCTACATAATTTGCATACTGAATCTGTATATCTTGCCATTTAGTTAACTCTCCGTTAAAATTAAACTCTTCTTTTCTTGGGTGGTCTGCATCCGTTATGTGGTATTGGAGTAACATCTCTTATAGCGCTGATCTCCAAACCTGCAGTGTGTAATGCTCTGATAGCTGCTTCGCGACCTGAGCCCGGACCTTTGACAAATACTTCAACTTTTCTTAATCCAAGATCATATGCTTCTTTAGCTGCTGCTTCTGCTGAAACCTGAGCGGCAAATGGTGTGTTTTTTCTTGATCCTTTAAAACCATTTTTGCCTGCAGATGACCATGCAATTGTATTTCCATAAATATCAGTCAGCGTTACAATAACGTTATTGAACGTAGCTTTTACGTGTGCAACTCCGTTAGCATCAACGTGCGATTTCTTTTTTGCTTTCTTAACTACTTTAGCCAAGGGTTAAACCTCCAAGTTTTCAAACTTTATTTCTTAGTTGGTGTTTTTTTCTTTCCGGCAACTGTTTTTCTCTTACCTTTTCTTGTACGGGAATTGGTTCTTGTTCTTTGACCTCTTGCCGGTAAACCTCTTCTGTGTCTTATGCCGCGGTATGAACCAATATCCATCAATCTTTTAATATTCTGCTGAACTTCGGAACGAAGGGCTCCTTCAACCTTGTATTCAGCTGTCATAATCGCTCTGATCTGCGCAATTTCTTCATCATTAAGATCAGATACACGTTTGTCAGGATTTACTTTGGCTTTTTCAAGGATTGCTGCAGATACATGCTCACCAACACCAAAGATGTACTGCAGTCCGTAAAGGACTTTTTTATTTTTAGGTAAATCTACGCCAGCTATACGAGCCAATTCACTTCTCCTTAAATTTTAATTAACCTTGACGTTGCTTGTGTTTAGGGTTTTTGCAAATAACTTTAACAACACCCTTACGTTTTATCACTTTGCAATTATCACATATTTTTTTTACTGATGCTCTTACTTTCATACAAGCTCCGCTATTTATATCTGTAGGTGATCCTACCTTTTGTTAAGTCGTAAGGAGAAAGTTCAATAGAAACTTTAT
It includes:
- the rplQ gene encoding 50S ribosomal protein L17 — protein: MRHRVKGRKLKRTASHRAALMNSLATSLLKHKRIKTTLAKAKETRGFVEALITKAKKNDLHAKRQIMSVVNDKEVVKELFAEIIQKVGDRPGGYTRVIKLGNRLGDAAEMALIELVDYNDVINEKAEEKKEKRKAKAESKKEKEEKIEDAVVVDETTEAKPKRKKKEK
- the rpmJ gene encoding 50S ribosomal protein L36 is translated as MKVRASVKKICDNCKVIKRKGVVKVICKNPKHKQRQG
- a CDS encoding DNA-directed RNA polymerase subunit alpha, with translation MSVSYLKMPEAVVLDEASYSNTFGRFFLQPLERGYGVTLGNSLRRVLLSSLPGAAIVSVKFSGVLHEFTTIDGVVEDVAEIILNLKQVRMKLLSKKPNKIDISFNGAGEFTAADIQKNSNEVEILNPDLHIATINKNVKLDIEVRVGKGTGYIPAAENVQPDQTIGVIPIDSIFTPIKNVKYEVENVRIGDKNDYEKLTIEIGTDGSITPDDALTQAAKILRDHIQLFINFDIDQEEEQAVSQKDSETERVRKILLTSVDDLELSVRSHNCLKAANIKNLSELVKRDEAEMLKFRNFGRKSLAELMEIVESLGLEFGMDIDKYLKEETETH
- a CDS encoding YihA family ribosome biogenesis GTP-binding protein, whose amino-acid sequence is MFDKQEFIQSVFDLKGLPKHNYPVVILCGRSNVGKSSFINSLFNRKDLAKISSTPGKTRSLNYYLIDDNFFIVDLPGYGYAKTSKKEREYWGRLIQDFIKSEEKIVLAFHLIDSRHKPTELDLKLNEYLLSVNCDRIVVLTKSDKLKQSEFNKAKSVVSEMIPGLQFNENLFLYSAVKKNGRKEILSRLNKKFY
- the rpsD gene encoding 30S ribosomal protein S4; translated protein: MARYTDSVCKLCRREKQKLFLKGQKCFTEKCPIESKNYPPGQHGISRRSKVSEYGIQLREKQKIKRSYGLLETQFRNYFEKANKQKGRTGENLIQILERRLDNVVFRLGFASSRKQARQLIKHRHVIVNERLVDVPSFLLSAGDIIKIKEKSKKLDAIHSSLKRVKDSTYSWLSIDKASLAGTFLQVPDRVDVPLNANEQLVVELYSK
- the rpsK gene encoding 30S ribosomal protein S11 translates to MAKVVKKAKKKSHVDANGVAHVKATFNNVIVTLTDIYGNTIAWSSAGKNGFKGSRKNTPFAAQVSAEAAAKEAYDLGLRKVEVFVKGPGSGREAAIRALHTAGLEISAIRDVTPIPHNGCRPPKKRRV
- the rpsM gene encoding 30S ribosomal protein S13; translation: MARIAGVDLPKNKKVLYGLQYIFGVGEHVSAAILEKAKVNPDKRVSDLNDEEIAQIRAIMTAEYKVEGALRSEVQQNIKRLMDIGSYRGIRHRRGLPARGQRTRTNSRTRKGKRKTVAGKKKTPTKK